The region GAGGCATGCCCGCTCTGGCCGGTGCCATGGCCATCTCAAAGCAAGCCGCCAAAGCCGGCTTCGAGTGGGACGACATGGCCGGCGTTTGGGAAAAAGTGCAGGAGGAACTCGATGAACTGAAGGAGGCCATCGCCAGCGGCGATCAGGGCCATGCCCAGGAAGAACTGGGCGATCTGCTGTTCACCCTCGTGAATGTGGCGCGCTGGTGTCGCCTCGATCCCGAGGAGGGGCTGGCCGGCACCAACCACCGCTTTCTCGATCGCTTCTCCCGAGTGGAGGCCGCCCTGGAGGGCAATCTTCAAGGCCGCAGTATCCAGGAGCTGGAAACGCTCTGGCAGCAGGCCAAGGCCCAGATCAGGGCTGAGCAGGCAACAGCTCACGCCTCAGAAACGTGATCACAGCGGTCCAGGCCTGATCGGCAAGATCCGGATCCCAGCGCCAGCCGTCATCACGCATGAAGGTGTGATTGGCCTCAAACAGCACGGTCTCGTGCCTCAGCCCCCGCAGGGCTTCGAGAACCCGTTCACGATCCTCAGCCGGTACGTGGGGATCTTCGGAGCCGAACAGCGTGAACAAGGCCCCCTTGATCTCGCCGGCCCGTTGCAGCGAATCCGCGATGCCGCGGCCCAGTTTTCCGTTCTGCAACCCGGTTGGATAAAGACAGGCGGTAGCACGCACCTCCGGTCGCAAAGCGGCACGAAAGGCGAGATGACCGCCGATGCAGAAGCCAATGGCACCGAGGCGCTGCTCATCCACCTCGGTCTGCTCACTCAGCCAGGTCAACATGGCCTTTGCATCAGCGTCGAAGGAGGCGATTTCAGTACGACGGGCCGCGTCATTGCCCCTCAGACGACCGATCGCATCGGGCTCGAGCACTGTCCCCACCGGCTCCACGCGATGGAAGATCTCCGGCGCCGACACCACAAAGCCATAGCCCGCCAGGCGATTCGCCAACCGCAGGATCGGATCGCCCAGTTGGTAAATATCCGAATAAAAAATCAGGCCCGGCCAAGGGCCCTCCTCAACGGGGCGGGCCAGATGAACCCGCATCAAGCTGTCGTCCACGGTGAGACCGATGGTCTGTTGCTCGATCCGCATGGCAGGCGGCGCGTTACTCCTCAAGTGTTGGCCGGTTGCTGCGCTGACGCTTGAGATCACCGCGCTTTTTCTTGGCCTCCAGACGACGCTTCACTGCACCGCGTCTCGGACGGGTGGACTTTCGCGATGGTGGCGGGGGCTGCAGACCCTGCCGCAGCAGGTCGGCCATGCGGTGCAGAGCCTTCTGACGGTTCTGCCACTGCGAGCGTTCCTCCGCCACCACCACACGCAAACAACCGTCCGACAGCCGGGATGCCAGCTGTTCCAGCAAGCGCGCCCGCCGAAAGGGGCCCAGCACCGAACAGCTCTGCAGATCCAGCACCAGCTCCACCCGTGAATCGGTGGTGTTCACCCCTTGCCCCCCTGGACCGGAGGCCCGCGAGAAGCGCCACTGCAAGTCCCCTGAGGGAATCACCAGGCGATCCGTGACGTGGAGATCCAGCACCATGACGCCACGCTGGCACTTTGGTCTTGACGGCCGAATCGCTGCGATGCAGTGAAGGCCGCTGATGGATCAGCTGGCATCAGTCAGAAAAGGCACGGAGCTGCACTCTTCCTTGCAGCCCCATATCCACGTTCATTAAACACTAGATGTTGAGTGCGGCAAACCTACAAACGCTCCATACGGTGTTTGGCGAAGTCCCCCTGAGGTCCTTAGCTGGAGTGATCACCTCTGCACCTCATGAGCAGCTGGATCGACGAAGAACACCGCGGTGTCCGCTATGGCCTTGCCGGTGATGTGCTGGTGGAGGAAACCAGCCCGTTTCAGCGCATCAGCGTGATCCGCAGCGAGCGCTATGGCAAGGGCCTGCTGCTCGATGGCTGCTGGATGACGGCCGAGCAACAGGAGCGGCACTATCACGAAGCTCTGGTCCATCCAGCTCTCTGCAGCGCCGAGGCGATCGAACGGGTGCTGGTGATCGGTGGCGGCGATGGCGGCACCGCCCGGGAATGTCTGCGCTACCCCGAGGTGATCCACCTCGACCTGGTGGAGATCGACGGACGGGTGGTGGAGCTGAGCCAGGAGCACCTACCGGGCATCGGCGCGGCGGCCTGGAGTGATTCCCGCTGTCAGCTCACGGTGGGGGATGGCATCGCCTGGGCCGCGAATGCTCCTGATAAAACCTACGACGTGGTTCTGGTGGATGGCTCGGACCCGGCAGGCCCGGCGGAGGGCCTATTCAATCGAGCCTTTTTCGAACACTGCCGGCGCATCCTCAAACCCGGCGGCGTCTTCGCCACCCAGAGCGAATCACCGGAAGCCTTCC is a window of Synechococcus sp. A15-24 DNA encoding:
- the speE gene encoding polyamine aminopropyltransferase — encoded protein: MSSWIDEEHRGVRYGLAGDVLVEETSPFQRISVIRSERYGKGLLLDGCWMTAEQQERHYHEALVHPALCSAEAIERVLVIGGGDGGTARECLRYPEVIHLDLVEIDGRVVELSQEHLPGIGAAAWSDSRCQLTVGDGIAWAANAPDKTYDVVLVDGSDPAGPAEGLFNRAFFEHCRRILKPGGVFATQSESPEAFREVHVAMVRLLREVFGHADPLYGWVPMYPSGWWSWTFAAVDGPRYRTVQPARAALVAEGCEIWSPRWQQGALDAIPAFIARELAP
- a CDS encoding dienelactone hydrolase family protein, which encodes MRIEQQTIGLTVDDSLMRVHLARPVEEGPWPGLIFYSDIYQLGDPILRLANRLAGYGFVVSAPEIFHRVEPVGTVLEPDAIGRLRGNDAARRTEIASFDADAKAMLTWLSEQTEVDEQRLGAIGFCIGGHLAFRAALRPEVRATACLYPTGLQNGKLGRGIADSLQRAGEIKGALFTLFGSEDPHVPAEDRERVLEALRGLRHETVLFEANHTFMRDDGWRWDPDLADQAWTAVITFLRRELLPAQP